From Nevskia ramosa DSM 11499, one genomic window encodes:
- a CDS encoding tetratricopeptide repeat protein — protein MTITRFHVAVLLALGFSHPATAAVLTDDKPSTVGSTTETNGLERNGRFVVRTPSILRVDGERKLPPNVGAALAQYDRLLTLPADPATRAEALRRGADLRVQLADVDGLVNLPVLKKAISQYQTLLAEQPDYPLNDRVLYQLARAQQATGNVDLAIANLLQIGSRYPSSFRAPDGLFRAAELLFQRKRFGEAEGAYKQVLAAGPGNIYFEPAQFKYGWTLFRQAKHDEALTVFYAILDRELPPGELADPKAALAAVKPGKLDMATEVLRVTGLSLAALGGGRSLAASFDRAGAEPRFATLLYVSLADQLLAQQRYTDAADASLAFVERHPRHPLAPGFETRAMAAWEQGGFNELLVAGKARYVEHYLPGASYWQGVAPTPEVMAALKGNLAALGRHYHAVAQARPESEVAARQADFLKAADWYARSLQLFPQDPGAAELALLQADALYDGGSYEAAARRYEHAAYDYRSGGKVPATAPTTAYAAVQAWQRLAHEGAVEARPAALKESVRASLKLAEQFPAHPQWALTLTRAAGDLLSLNDPEAAFGVATRVLAANPPAAPELRREMLGVVADARYSQQNYAAAETAYAELIKLLPGDAAQRAPASERLARSVYEQAVVARTAGDLKTAARAFQRVGSVVPDAAIRPAADFDAASAYFELRDWANAEAALEGFRNRYPTHALVADAEKKLASAYDKDNKPGRAAGVYGQIAQRDSLPVDTRRDAQWLSAEGYRRAADAAAASKAYELYASTWPQPLDRAQQARHQLADIARTSNRDQARYLYWLQEIVKADGSGNGDAASPARLLAAEANLELGQAGAAKARLLRLSLPLQASLAQRRAAIESAVALLDRAAAYGYADVTTAATHELATVYRELGRAIVDSDRPASLSGEALEQYSLMLEEQANGFDEKAMKAYEANLAHLRQGVWNDWVRKSSVALSELAPARYGKNVRLEDRYESMH, from the coding sequence ATGACCATCACCCGTTTTCACGTCGCCGTGTTGCTGGCGCTCGGCTTCAGCCATCCGGCAACCGCGGCGGTGCTGACCGACGACAAGCCGTCGACCGTCGGCTCGACCACCGAAACCAACGGCCTGGAGCGCAACGGCCGATTCGTGGTCCGCACGCCGAGCATCCTGAGAGTGGATGGCGAGCGGAAGCTGCCGCCGAACGTCGGCGCTGCGCTGGCCCAGTACGACCGTCTGCTCACGCTGCCTGCCGATCCCGCGACCCGCGCCGAAGCGCTGCGCCGCGGTGCCGATCTGCGGGTGCAGCTGGCCGATGTCGATGGCCTGGTCAATCTGCCGGTGCTGAAGAAGGCGATCAGCCAGTACCAGACCCTGCTCGCCGAGCAGCCGGACTATCCGTTGAACGATCGCGTGCTCTACCAGCTGGCGCGAGCGCAGCAGGCGACCGGCAATGTCGATCTGGCGATCGCCAATCTGCTGCAGATCGGCAGCCGTTATCCCTCATCGTTTCGTGCGCCGGATGGTCTGTTCCGCGCCGCCGAGCTGCTGTTCCAGCGCAAGCGTTTTGGCGAGGCGGAAGGCGCCTACAAGCAGGTGCTCGCCGCGGGCCCGGGCAACATCTATTTCGAGCCGGCGCAGTTCAAGTACGGCTGGACCCTGTTCCGGCAGGCCAAGCACGACGAAGCGCTGACCGTGTTCTACGCGATCCTCGATCGCGAACTGCCACCCGGCGAACTGGCCGATCCCAAGGCCGCGCTCGCTGCGGTCAAGCCGGGCAAGCTCGACATGGCCACCGAAGTGCTGAGAGTCACCGGCCTGTCACTGGCCGCGCTCGGCGGTGGCCGCAGCCTCGCTGCCAGCTTCGATCGCGCGGGGGCCGAGCCGCGCTTCGCGACCTTGCTCTACGTGTCGCTGGCCGATCAGCTGCTTGCCCAGCAGCGCTATACCGATGCCGCCGATGCCAGCCTCGCGTTTGTCGAACGGCATCCGCGTCATCCGCTGGCACCGGGTTTCGAAACTCGGGCGATGGCGGCCTGGGAGCAGGGCGGTTTCAACGAGCTGCTGGTCGCCGGCAAGGCGCGCTATGTCGAGCATTACCTGCCGGGCGCCAGTTACTGGCAGGGCGTGGCGCCGACGCCGGAAGTGATGGCGGCGCTGAAGGGCAATCTCGCAGCACTGGGCCGTCATTACCATGCGGTAGCGCAGGCGCGGCCGGAAAGCGAAGTAGCGGCCCGCCAGGCCGATTTCCTCAAGGCGGCGGACTGGTACGCGCGCAGCCTGCAACTGTTCCCGCAGGACCCGGGCGCGGCCGAGCTGGCGCTGCTGCAGGCGGATGCCCTGTACGACGGGGGCAGCTACGAAGCCGCTGCCCGCCGGTACGAGCACGCGGCCTATGACTACCGCAGCGGCGGCAAGGTGCCCGCCACGGCGCCGACCACCGCCTACGCCGCCGTGCAGGCCTGGCAGCGGCTGGCGCATGAAGGCGCGGTCGAAGCTCGGCCGGCTGCCTTGAAGGAATCGGTGCGCGCGAGCTTGAAGCTCGCCGAGCAGTTCCCGGCCCATCCGCAATGGGCGTTGACCCTGACCCGCGCCGCCGGCGATCTGCTGAGCCTGAACGATCCGGAAGCCGCGTTCGGCGTCGCCACCCGCGTGCTTGCTGCGAATCCGCCGGCGGCACCCGAGCTGCGTCGCGAGATGCTCGGTGTGGTCGCCGATGCCCGCTACAGCCAGCAGAACTATGCCGCTGCCGAAACCGCGTACGCCGAGCTGATCAAGCTGCTGCCGGGCGATGCCGCACAACGTGCGCCGGCCAGCGAGCGTCTGGCGCGCAGCGTCTATGAACAAGCTGTGGTGGCGCGCACGGCCGGTGATCTGAAGACTGCGGCGCGGGCGTTCCAGAGAGTCGGCAGCGTGGTGCCGGATGCCGCGATCCGCCCGGCCGCCGATTTCGATGCCGCGTCGGCGTATTTCGAGTTGCGCGACTGGGCCAATGCCGAAGCCGCACTGGAAGGCTTTCGCAATCGCTACCCGACGCATGCCCTGGTCGCCGATGCCGAGAAGAAACTCGCCAGCGCCTACGACAAGGACAACAAGCCGGGCCGTGCTGCCGGTGTCTACGGACAGATCGCGCAGCGCGACAGCCTGCCGGTGGATACCCGGCGCGATGCTCAGTGGCTGTCGGCGGAAGGCTATCGCCGCGCCGCTGATGCCGCGGCTGCCAGCAAGGCCTACGAGCTGTACGCAAGCACTTGGCCGCAGCCGCTCGATCGCGCCCAGCAGGCGCGCCATCAGCTCGCCGATATCGCCAGGACTTCGAACCGCGATCAGGCCCGCTACCTGTACTGGCTGCAGGAGATCGTCAAGGCCGATGGCAGCGGCAATGGCGATGCCGCATCGCCGGCGCGCCTGCTCGCAGCGGAAGCCAATCTCGAACTCGGCCAGGCCGGTGCCGCCAAGGCGCGCCTGCTGCGCCTGAGCCTGCCGCTGCAGGCCAGCCTGGCCCAGCGTCGTGCGGCGATCGAAAGCGCGGTCGCCTTGCTGGATCGTGCTGCCGCTTACGGCTACGCCGATGTGACCACGGCCGCGACCCATGAGCTGGCCACCGTTTACCGCGAGCTGGGCAGGGCGATCGTCGACTCCGACCGGCCGGCGTCGCTGAGCGGTGAAGCGCTGGAGCAGTACAGCCTGATGCTCGAGGAACAAGCCAACGGTTTCGACGAGAAGGCCATGAAGGCCTACGAAGCCAACCTCGCGCATCTGCGCCAGGGCGTCTGGAACGACTGGGTGCGCAAGAGCAGCGTCGCGCTGAGCGAGCTGGCACCTGCGCGCTACGGCAAGAACGTCCGCCTGGAGGACCGTTATGAATCGATGCACTAG
- a CDS encoding OmpA family protein: MIAPSVVHAADEVLPFYFAPMGSYVFSDDGRGTKDGIGGTVALGAHLGRNFDLELLGSYIKFGSKDQQSSMSQGAGGVGANIYLFRTDAGSGLFIHGDVLGSSKTYYHYGLGYDLMVGKYFGIRAEGLIRNQQFEHHEPQVNIGLRIPFGSNPPKQALPAPPPPPPPVEVVAVEAPAPPPPPPPCTPPEAGQPISLDGCKKGDNIVLRGVNFEFDKAVLTLNATVLLDQVAVALARRPDIKVEIGGHTDAKGTVKYNKKLSDARAASVRTYLMQKGVTAERMTSVGYGKIVAIASNDTDEGRALNRRVELTVTDSDPAAGAVESLQPGAPPEITPGAESVPAAAVPAAAVPAAAIAASAAPVAAASAKATVSIIDYEYSPKTVNVVAGGTVTWTNNDRVTHTVTFEGEDIKIKQGESYTKAYPAAGTFAYKCGIHPTMFGTVVAVAP, from the coding sequence ATGATCGCCCCGAGTGTTGTTCACGCCGCCGATGAAGTGTTGCCGTTCTACTTCGCACCCATGGGTTCCTACGTGTTCTCCGATGATGGCCGAGGCACCAAGGACGGCATCGGCGGCACCGTGGCGCTCGGTGCGCATCTGGGTCGCAATTTCGATCTCGAACTGCTGGGCAGCTACATCAAGTTCGGTTCCAAGGATCAGCAGAGCAGCATGAGCCAGGGCGCGGGTGGCGTTGGCGCCAACATCTATCTGTTTCGCACCGATGCCGGCAGCGGCCTGTTCATCCATGGCGATGTGCTCGGCAGCAGCAAGACCTATTACCACTACGGCCTCGGCTACGACCTGATGGTTGGCAAGTACTTCGGCATTCGCGCCGAAGGCCTGATCCGCAATCAGCAGTTCGAACATCACGAGCCGCAGGTCAACATCGGCCTGCGCATTCCGTTCGGCAGCAATCCGCCGAAGCAGGCGCTGCCGGCTCCGCCACCGCCGCCACCGCCTGTCGAAGTGGTTGCAGTCGAGGCACCGGCTCCGCCGCCACCACCACCACCGTGCACGCCGCCGGAAGCAGGCCAGCCGATCTCGCTGGACGGTTGCAAGAAGGGCGACAACATCGTGCTGCGCGGCGTCAACTTCGAGTTCGACAAGGCGGTGCTGACACTCAATGCCACGGTCCTTCTCGATCAGGTTGCAGTGGCACTGGCACGGCGTCCGGATATCAAGGTCGAGATCGGTGGCCATACCGATGCCAAGGGCACGGTGAAGTACAACAAGAAGCTGTCCGATGCGCGTGCAGCGTCGGTGCGCACTTACCTGATGCAGAAGGGCGTCACCGCCGAGCGCATGACCTCGGTCGGCTACGGCAAGATCGTCGCGATCGCCAGCAACGATACCGATGAGGGCCGCGCGCTGAATCGTCGTGTCGAGCTGACGGTGACCGATTCCGATCCTGCCGCCGGCGCCGTCGAATCACTGCAGCCGGGTGCGCCGCCGGAGATCACGCCGGGCGCTGAATCGGTACCTGCCGCTGCGGTACCTGCCGCTGCGGTACCCGCAGCAGCGATCGCAGCTTCTGCAGCGCCGGTCGCCGCGGCATCGGCCAAGGCCACGGTATCGATCATCGACTACGAGTACAGCCCGAAGACGGTCAACGTCGTCGCGGGCGGCACGGTCACCTGGACCAACAATGATCGCGTCACCCACACGGTTACCTTCGAAGGCGAGGACATCAAGATCAAGCAGGGTGAGTCGTATACCAAGGCTTATCCGGCTGCCGGCACCTTCGCCTACAAGTGCGGCATCCACCCGACGATGTTCGGCACGGTTGTAGCGGTTGCTCCCTGA
- a CDS encoding tetratricopeptide repeat protein: MNRCTSTVLITALLISACSTPVRRSSPPTKPSPVTPAASSTKTLVAVPGRPAPELRFQNALALMQDQRPQDAQIALQSLLKDYPDLSGVWTDAGIIQARAKQRDQALKSFERAIAANPSNTVALNWCGAQYREAGDYKRAEQRWQKAIELRPDYAAAVLNLAILYDVSMRRPQDALPLYRRYQELSDNKDLIVSAWVRDLESRGPVVADSGSGAAR, from the coding sequence ATGAATCGATGCACTAGTACGGTGCTGATCACGGCGCTGCTGATCAGCGCCTGCAGCACGCCCGTCCGGCGCAGCAGTCCGCCGACCAAGCCTTCGCCGGTCACGCCCGCGGCCTCGTCGACGAAGACCTTGGTCGCCGTGCCCGGCCGTCCGGCGCCGGAGCTGCGCTTTCAGAACGCGCTGGCGCTGATGCAGGACCAGCGCCCGCAGGACGCGCAGATAGCGCTGCAGAGCCTGCTCAAGGACTACCCGGATCTGTCCGGCGTCTGGACCGATGCAGGGATCATCCAGGCGCGTGCCAAGCAGCGCGATCAGGCGCTGAAAAGCTTCGAGCGGGCGATCGCCGCCAATCCCTCGAACACCGTGGCGCTGAACTGGTGCGGTGCCCAGTATCGCGAAGCCGGCGACTACAAGCGCGCCGAGCAGCGCTGGCAGAAGGCGATCGAACTGCGCCCGGACTACGCGGCCGCCGTGCTCAATCTGGCGATCCTCTACGACGTGTCGATGCGCCGGCCGCAGGACGCACTGCCGCTGTATCGCCGCTATCAGGAGTTGTCGGACAACAAGGATCTGATCGTCAGCGCCTGGGTGCGTGATCTCGAAAGCCGTGGCCCGGTGGTGGCCGATAGCGGCAGCGGAGCCGCCCGATGA
- a CDS encoding ExbD/TolR family protein: MSAVPLLLIDDEDAEAAKRRTARRERRIKRQLRLGREGELNIVSMIDVFAVLVFFLLVTASITAARLNVLALDLPGKAMAVSKPLPLPSITVLDGALLVDIGDGRPQRYVRSADGKALALLPERLLAAKRREPKQEAIDLLVGPEVTYADVVAVIDAMRTATPAAVRAGYPGELFPRMAIGDAAGSAP, encoded by the coding sequence ATGAGCGCCGTGCCGCTGCTGCTGATCGATGACGAAGACGCCGAGGCTGCGAAGCGTCGGACCGCGCGCCGCGAGCGCCGCATCAAGCGCCAGCTGCGGCTGGGCCGCGAAGGCGAGCTGAACATCGTGTCGATGATCGATGTTTTCGCGGTGCTGGTGTTCTTCCTGCTGGTCACCGCGTCGATCACCGCTGCGCGCTTGAACGTGCTGGCGCTCGATCTGCCGGGCAAGGCGATGGCGGTCAGCAAGCCGCTGCCGCTGCCGAGCATCACCGTGCTCGATGGCGCGCTGCTCGTCGATATCGGCGATGGCCGGCCGCAGCGCTACGTCCGCAGTGCCGACGGCAAGGCGCTGGCGCTGCTGCCTGAGCGGCTGCTCGCTGCGAAACGCCGTGAGCCGAAACAGGAAGCGATCGATCTGCTGGTCGGCCCGGAAGTCACCTATGCCGATGTCGTCGCGGTGATCGATGCCATGCGCACGGCAACGCCGGCCGCCGTGCGCGCCGGTTATCCGGGCGAGCTGTTCCCGCGCATGGCCATCGGTGACGCTGCAGGTTCGGCACCATGA
- a CDS encoding MotA/TolQ/ExbB proton channel family protein, which produces MAITTLVIRFFQQGGAFMYPIALVLLMVVAVSVERLVFLLRTEHQNRKLLAELAPLMQRGDLPAIDTLLHQSPAAIAKVLATASAQARVDPRRSELEIATEQGLMDVMPAIESRTHYLATFSNMSTLLGLLGTVLGLIGAFGALGAADPAQKADLLSSGVSEAMNCTAFGLMVAIPSLFIHAHMQSRTTQLIDSLESVCSRFVSAVCGRPAPLAAVVA; this is translated from the coding sequence ATGGCCATCACAACCCTCGTCATCCGGTTCTTCCAGCAGGGCGGCGCGTTCATGTATCCGATCGCGCTGGTGCTGCTGATGGTCGTCGCCGTGTCGGTCGAACGACTGGTCTTCCTGCTGCGCACCGAGCACCAGAACCGCAAGCTGCTCGCCGAACTGGCGCCGCTGATGCAGCGCGGCGATCTGCCGGCGATCGACACGCTGCTGCATCAATCGCCCGCGGCGATCGCCAAGGTGCTGGCAACGGCCTCGGCGCAGGCGCGAGTCGATCCCCGGCGCAGCGAGCTGGAGATCGCCACCGAACAGGGCTTGATGGACGTCATGCCGGCGATCGAAAGCCGTACCCATTACCTGGCCACGTTCTCGAACATGTCGACCCTGCTCGGCCTGCTCGGCACCGTGCTGGGTCTGATCGGCGCGTTCGGTGCACTCGGCGCCGCCGATCCGGCGCAGAAGGCCGATCTGCTGTCGTCCGGCGTTTCCGAGGCGATGAACTGCACCGCCTTCGGCCTGATGGTGGCGATTCCGTCGCTGTTCATCCACGCGCATATGCAGAGCCGTACCACGCAGTTGATCGACAGTCTGGAATCGGTCTGCTCGCGTTTCGTCAGCGCCGTCTGCGGCCGGCCGGCGCCGCTTGCTGCCGTGGTGGCTTGA
- a CDS encoding ExbD/TolR family protein: MSSKRSLRRAQRTLRSGGTAVLNIVSLIDVFAILVFYLLVNALNPEVLPVPAALKLAESEARLAPQPTISIAISEHEIRIDGRLVASTGDGLVGSVETIRALRAALHEAGQPAKKEISIIADKRLPFRVLKQVMNACADEQYAHVSLAVVEKVEKSEGDGA; this comes from the coding sequence ATGAGTTCGAAACGCAGCCTACGCCGCGCTCAACGCACGCTGCGTAGCGGTGGTACGGCGGTGCTCAACATCGTGTCGCTGATCGATGTGTTCGCGATCCTGGTGTTCTATCTGCTGGTCAATGCCCTGAACCCGGAAGTGCTGCCGGTGCCGGCGGCACTGAAGCTGGCGGAATCGGAAGCGCGGCTGGCACCGCAACCGACCATCAGCATCGCGATCAGCGAGCACGAGATCCGCATCGATGGCCGGCTGGTCGCCAGCACCGGCGACGGCCTGGTCGGCAGCGTGGAGACGATCCGCGCCCTGCGTGCGGCGCTGCATGAGGCCGGCCAACCCGCGAAGAAGGAGATCAGCATCATCGCCGACAAGCGTCTGCCGTTCCGGGTGCTCAAGCAGGTGATGAACGCCTGTGCCGATGAGCAGTACGCGCACGTGTCGCTGGCGGTGGTCGAGAAGGTCGAGAAGTCGGAGGGCGACGGCGCGTGA